CGGCCGGCGCCAGCATGGTGGCAGTAGGTCTATAATATAAAGGAGAAGATCAAATGGATCACAAAAACATAGCTCAATTAAAACCGGTTGATTATCTGAATATCGTATTCAGGCGTAAGTGGCTGATAATAATTCCGGTATTCATAGGCTTGGTCGGCGGGATGATATTCGGAAATACCCTTCCTAAAATGTATGAAGCGTCTGCTCTTATATTAGTAGAAGAGGGCAAGGTAATAAATCCGCTCATTCAGGGTATTGCCGTTTCAACAAGTGTGGCACAGCGTCTTAGCATGTTGCGTGAGCAGATACTCGGCTGGGACAGGGTAATGCAATTGATAAAAGCCCTGCAACTCGATAAGGATATTAAAAATCAGTGGGAGTTTGAAGGTCTGGTAAAAAAACTCAGGAGAAGCATCAAAGTGGCCATACGCGGACAAAATTTGATAACCATAGGCTATGAGGGCAAAAATCCTGCGGAGGCACAAAAGATAGTTAAGACCACAGTAGACATATTTATTTCAGAAAATATGCGGCTGCAGTCCAAGGAGGCGGAAAACGCCATAGACTTTATAAATGATCAGGTTGCCCTGTATCAGAAGAAGATCAAGCAGTCTGAAATTGCGAACATGGACGAACAACTAAAAAAATTACTTGTAGATTCAACTGATAAGCATCCGATGGTAATTGAACTGAAGAAGAAGATGTCAGCGGCGCAGAAAGACCTGGATAAGGGTAACTACAATGTGGATCCGGCTTTCTTAGGTTCAGCCGCTCCGGAGGATAAGGCACTCAAGGAGGAATTAACAAGGCTTAAAGGGGAGATTGCGACCCAGTCGCTCGATGCCACTGATACCGGTTCAAACAGGGCTAAGGTCGCGTCGCCATCCAATGAAAAGCTGTATAAGCTTCTCCTTCTTGATAAATTAGACAAATCGGAGGCGCAGGATCAGGGGGTCACGCAGAAATTGTATAACGAGCTCTTGACTCGCCTTGAAACAGCTAAGATAACGCAGCGCCTCGAGGCATCAAAGGAAGGCACTCGCTACACTATACTGGATCCTGCCAGATTACCTTTAAGGCCGTCCAAGCCCAATAAAATGATGCTTCTATTCCTGGGGCTTATCATGGGCACCGGCGCAGGTGTGGGCCTGGTATTTTTAGCAGAATTGTTTGATCATTCATTCCTGGGTATTGACGAAGCCAGGAATGCGCTGGAACTTCCCATATTCGGCGCAATATCAAAGATAATAACGCAGGAAGATTTGAAGATACAGAAGATGCATAATGTCAGGATGACCGCGATATCCGCCGCAGCGGGAGTGGCGTTGCTTGTCATTATAATCTTCAATGTCTTCCTTGGTTAACTAAAAGGAGCATCGATATATGTATGAAAAATATTACGGCTTTACAGATAGGCCGTTTAACCTGACGCCCGATTCTAAATTCTTCTTCGCAAGCTCGAAGCACGAAGAGGCGCTGAATTGCCTTCTTCTCGCTATAAGCGAAAGAAATGGATTCGTTGTCATAACGGGTGAGATAGGCTCAGGCAAGACGACCGTATGCAGGACTTTGTTAAACAGGTTAGACCAGAGTACAAAAGTGGCGCTTGTTCTTAATACGCATTTGGGGAAAAAAGAACTCCTGACGACTGTCCTTGAAGATTTGGAGATAGAGTATAAGTCCACATCTAAAACACACATCCTTTCAGCCCTCAATAAATACCTTATTGAGCAGGCCTCGAAAGATATAAATGTGGTGCTTGTTATTGATGAAGCGCAGAACCTAACGCCGTCTGTTCTTGAAGAAGTTAGGATGCTGTCTAATCTGGAGACAGAAAGAGAAAAGCTGGTTCAGATAGTATTGATGGGCCAGCCGGAGCTGAAGAAGAAACTGGCGCTGCCCAGACTGGAACAGTTCAGGCAGAGAGTGGTTTTTCACTATCATATTGAACCGTTAGGTTATGAAGAGGCTTCAGAATATATAAAGCACCGCCTTAAAACAGCCGGAAATTTAAGTGCCGACATATTTACCGAAGGGGCTATTGATGAAATATTTAAATTCTCCAAAGGTGTGCCGCGGTTGATAAATCTTGCCTGTCACAATGCCCTGATAAGCGGTCTTGTAGGCGATTCCAGGCACATAACCGTTGATATCGCGCGCGATGCTATTAAAGACCTGCTTCAATATACAGTTAGACAAAGTTTTGAATATAATAAGGAGGTTTCATGGGCCGCATAACAGACGCATTAAAGAAAGTAGCTGATGAGAGAGTTGCCAGGATACAAAAAAAGCCGGAAATCCAGTATGTAGTAAAGCAGGTTGAGAATACAAAGATAAAACCTAATATAGTCGCATTTCATGATTCCGCGTCTCCGGTAGGAGAGCAGTATAAGATAATTCGCTCAAATATACAGTCTTTAAGAGCGAAGGGCGATTACAAGACTTTTGTTATAACAAGTTCTGTTAATGGAGAGGGAAAGACCGTTACCTCTATTAACCTGGCCATGACCATGGCACATGATCTTAATGATAAATCAGTCCTTTTGATAGACGCTGATATGCGTAAAGGCAAGGTTGCTAAGTATATGGGTCTCAATAGCAGTCCAGGCCTGGCAGAGATATTGAGAGGCGAAATCGATCCTAACGAAACATTTGTCAGTCCGAACATAAAGAACCTGACCATAATACCACAGGGCAAGGTCCCCAAGAATCCGGCTGAGCTTATTTCTTCAAAGAAGATGACAAGCCTTTTGGCCAGCTTAAAAGCAAGGTTCGATTATATATTCATAGATTCTCCCCCCGTAATGCCGCTGGCCGATCCATGTCTATTAGGCTCGGTTGCGGATGGAACGATACTGGTCATAAAGGCAGGCAAGACCCAGCGTGAAATGATAAAGACCGTGGAGCACCGCCTGGCTCAGGCAAGAGTAAAACTGCTTGGCTATATAATGACCAGTGTGGAATGTCATCTGCCTCATTATCTCTATCGCTATGTGAATGAATATAGCGGTTATAGCGCTTATTATGAAAAAGAGAATGTTGAGCAGAAGGAAAATTCCGAAGAGTTAGTCGTCAGCGCAAAAGAATAGTCAAAAAAGACGGAGGGAATAATAAAATGCGATTTCTTGTAACCGGCGGAGCCGGTTTTATCGGTTCACATATAGTAGAAAGATTGCTCAAAGAAGGCCACTACGTCCGTGTCCTCGACAATTTCTCCAGTGGCAAGCGGGATAATCTTAGCTTCGTCATTGCGATGAGCCCCGAAGGGGCGACGAAGCAATCTCAAAACAACTTTGAATTAATCGAAGGAGATATCAGAGACTATAACGCTTGCTCGCAGGCTACTAAAGACATCGACTACGTTCTTCACCAGGCCGCGCTGCGAAGCGTGCCCAGGTCAATGACCATGCCGCACGAATATAATGCGGTTAACATTGACGGTTTCGTGAATATCCTCGAAGCGGCGCTTAAGAATAAGGTAAAAAGAGTTGTCTATGCCTCATCCAGCTCGGTCTATGGCGATGCCACTTCGTTCCCGCAAAAAGAGACTGACCCCTGCAATCCGATATCGCCTTACGCGCTGACGAAACTGGTAGATGAACATTACGCGAGCATCTTTAGTATTAACTTTGGGCTCGAGACGGTAGGGCTTCGGTATTTCAATGTTTTTGGTCCAAGACAGTCGGCAGATGACGAATATGCCATTGTTATACCTAAATTCGCTAACTGTATATTGGACGATAAAAATCCTCCGATCCACGGCACTGGAAAGCAGTCGCGGGACTTTACATACGTGGATAATGTAGTTGAGGCCAATATTCTCGCCGCTACTCGTCATTGCGATGAGCCCCGAAGGGGCGACGAGGCAATCTCAAAAACCTTCTGCGAGGTATTCAACGTAGCCTGTGGCTCCGACAATACTATCCTGAATCTGGTGGATACGCTGAATGTGATAATGAATAAATCCATCAAGCCTGTTTTAGGGCCGATTCGCCAAGGTGATGTATTTCGCACGTGCGCTGATAACTCTAAGATCAAGTCCGTACTCGGTTTTGTGCCAAAGATAAACTTTAAAGAAGGGCTTGAAAGGACGGCGAGGTCTTTTAAAATTCTTCGAGACGAAAGAAAGGAAGCCGGTGGAAAGAAAAAGGCTGTTAACATGGCTGGTTGTAATAAGTTGCATCATAATTATAGCGAATGTAATTAATGATTTAACCGGCAGGCCGTATTGGCAGATTACGCGTTTTATAAATCTGGATACAGAGTCAAACTTTCAGACATGGTTCTCCGGATTAATATTGGCCATAGCGGCCTTATATGCGTATAAGTGCTCGGTTGCTGTTAATAAAGGAAGATGGGCGTGGCGGCTGTTTGCGCTCGGGTTGCTGGGGATGTCGTGCGATGAAGTAGCAATGATTCATGAAAATGTAGGCTTAGCCCTGGATAGGCACTTTTCCATCAAGGCGAACTGGTCAATGCTGTTTGGTCCCGGCCTTCTTATCATTATACTAATATTTGCTATTAAATTAAGAGGCTACTTAAAAGGTTCAGCCAAAGCTATATGGCTATTGTCTCTTGGGGCCGTTGTTTATGTGTTCGGGGCCTTCTTTCTCGAATCAACAAATAATTTTTTAGATTTTGATAGATTAAAACAGTTATTTCAAGTGGAGGTTTTTATGGAGGAATCATTTGAAATACTTGGGGTGATAACAATTATTAGTGGACTAATGGAGCATCATAGCTTTTTAACGAGACAACCTGCGGTGAAATAATGGTGGACAAAAGTTTAAAAAAAGATTTCATTTCCGGAATAAAATGGACCACCGCCGCCAGGTTTGGAGCGCAGGGGGTTCAGTTTATAACTACGTTTATTTTAGCGAGGTTGCTTTCTCCTGCAGAATTCGGATTAGTTGGCCTCGCAGGCGTCTTTTTGCTTATAGCGAATCATGTAAGCCAGCTTGGGATATCTTCAGCAATCATTCAAAAAAAAGATATAGATGAGTCGTATCTTTCTTCTGCATTCTGGACAAACATATTTGTAGGTCTTCTTTTAACAGTTGGCGTATTCTTTTTATCCTGGCCCGCAGCTTCATTTTTTGATAATGATAATTTACGGCCTATTATCCAGGTTCTTTCGCTGATCTATTTTCTCGGCAGCCTAAGGATAGTCCAAAACGCATTATTTACAAAAAGATTACAGTTTAAAAAAATTGCGTTTCTGGAAGTTATCTCAGTGATCATATCAGGAACTATATCTGTTGGAATGGCCGCTGGAGGATTTGGAGTGTGGAGTTTGGTATACGGTCGGTTGGCCTACGTGTTGACGAGTTTGGTAATGGCATGGCTCCTTTCGAGTTGGAGACCCAGATTCGTATTTAATAGAGATAGATTCAATCAATTTTTCAGTTTTGGTCTTAACGTGATGTGTACAAACATTCTTTCTTCGTGCGGCGGAAGCGTGAGCACTGCCGTAATAGGAAAATTTTTAAATATTGCTTCAGTGGGTATATTCAACATGTCAATGAACATCATATATTTCCCAAGCAGGCTCACAACAATGATATTGTCGGGGGTCATGTTTCCAATACTTTCTCATATGCAGGAAGACACCGTTAGATTAAAAGCGGCATATTTCAATGTCCTTAAGACCATTGCAGCTATTACGTTTCCTGCGTTGATAGGAATGGCTTGCGTTACCCCGGAATTTGTAAAGGTGGTTTTGGGAGCTAAATGGGTAGGGATAATAAATCCTATACGGGTATTATTTGTAGTCGGCATGATAGACTCTATTGTTGCTACTGTCGGTTCGGTATTCTGCAGTAAGGGCAGACCGGAGATCGAGCTTAAGGCTGATCTCGCGCTTCTTGCTATATTGCTCCCGCTTATCTTCTTGGGATTGAGGTTTGGATTGATGGGCATTGCGGTTGCGATGGTCCTGCATCGTATCCTGTCAATAAGTATATTTTTTATACTTTTGAAGCCACTGCTAAATTATCGAATAGCCGAGTTGCTCACATCTATTTTTCTGCCGATTCGTGATTCTATTATTATGGGATTGGCGATCATGGCTTATAGGAGCGTTTTTTCAGTTTTCTTTAAAAACGAATTTTTTCTGCTATTAACATCTGTTCTCCTCGGGGTTAGTTTGTATCTCTTAATACTGAAACTTTTTAATTCATACATTTTTACAGAGCTCAAGCGCATCATTGCTGATAGTTTTAAAGATAAGATCCTGGCCATTTTCAGGCGGCAGCGTTGCAGCGTAAATCCATAATAGCAAAGGATAGACAGTGGGCAATTTAAATCCAATATACCTTAAAAAAGAAGACATTGAAGAGGTCGCGGAGTTTATGGGATTGGATTTTGCTTCATGTAAAGAGAGGATAATCAATTATAGCTCGATGGAGCTTGCAAGGAGATGGCATAGGATGAATCCCATGACTCACACAGAGATAGTGCAGTTTTATAACGATAATCCCCTTTACGTGTTTGAGCTTACAAAAGCTAACGCTAGTAAGGAGCGCCTGGAGTTTCACGGCGCAGTAATAGCATTTTTATTAAAAAACTATCCCGCTAGTAGTCACCCCAAGGTTTTGGATTTTGGATCCGGGGTAGGATCGGATGCAATAAAATTTTCAGAGAAAGGACACCAGGTCTCTTTTGCGGATATTCCCGGAAAGACCGCGAAGTTCGCGGAATATAGGTTTAAAAAACGTAATATTAACGCATGCTTTGTTCCGATTACGGGAGAAGCGCTCAACCTAAAAGAAAAATATGACATTATAATTTGTTTTGATGTGTTAGAGCATATATCCAATCCGATAAAAACTCTTTCTGGCTTGGTTAAACACTTAACCGACAATGGCGTTATCGGAATAATAAACTGCCCGAACGATGAAAATGGTGACCATCCCTGCCACTTACCCCATACATTTTTATCTCTTGGAAAGCTGTGGCAGCAAACACTTGATTATGCTGGCCTGGTAGAAGCTGTAGGCAGCAGGCATGTTTATAGAAAAGCAACCGGCTTAAAGTCATTTCTTAAAAAAACACGTTATTATTTCTGGAATATGACATCATTATATGTAAGTCGAGTGCCTAAAATAGAGAAGGTTAAGACATGATGCCAAAGGCATTTATAAAAAAATGTATATTTCTTATAAAATTTCTTAGCGAGAATAAGCCTTTCCTGATTCTCGCTTTCGATTTTAAATTTATGGTAAAGCGAATTATAAACAGACTTAGCGACAAGAGAATCCTGTTTTATCCCAGTAAACCCCATGCATCATTCGTGATAACAAAAATCTGCTATTTATTAGGGTATAAGAGAACTAATAGTTTTAATGATAAATATAATTCGACATTTAACTGGGAAGACGCAACTTATAGAACTCGTTATGAAAGCCTTGTTTCTTTGTCAAATAAAACAAAGGTTGTTAATATCCTTTGTAATAATATTAGCAAGAGAAAAGTCATGGAGGTTTTTAACGAAGTTTTTGGCTATAATATCGGCATAGATCCGCTTATTTTTAGCGGAAAATGTGTAAAAAAATCAAATCTCAACGCTAAGCATGATGGAAAAATAATCGAATGCCCCATAGATGTAGTCGAAGATGAATTTGTGTATCAGAAATTAGTCAATAATAGTACTGATGAAGGATTTGTTGAAGATATCCGCCTGCCTATTTTTTATAACAGTATCCCGTTTGTTTATCTAAAGCGTAGACCGATGCATGATAGATTTGGCAATAATAATTTAAAGGTAAAAGTCACTGAAGTAAAGATGGTGATTTCAAATGAAGAAAAAAATAAAATACTTTTGTTTTGCAATAAGATAGGTTTAGATTATGGAGAATTGGATGCGGCGAGAGATTCAAATGATAAAAGGTTGTATATATTTGATGTAAACGCTACACCGTTCGGCCCGCCAAATCACATTGCCTTCTGGGATTATTTTGTTGCTTTAAAAAAGCTGGCGGAGAACTTTGAAAAGATGCTGGCGCTGGCATGAAAGTTTTATTCATTTCACACAGTAGTCTTATGGGTGGAGCTGAAAAAGAGCTTTGGCAGCTATTAAAATGGCTCCCCAAAAATGAATTTGAATGCCATTGTTTATTTTCAAGCGATGGGCCCATGGTGGAGAAAGTCAAGGCTTTGGGGATAAAGATTCATATAGCTAAATTAAAATGGTGGGTAGCGAATAATGAAGATCCCATGATTTGTCTTTTTAACGTATGCGATGGCATTAAGGAAAGAATAGAAAAAATATCCGATATCATAAAATCCAATGATATAGATTTAGTCATGACGAATACTATTGTAGTGCCTGATGGAGCCATGGCAGCCAAGATGACCGGCGTGCCACATATATGGCGAATAGCTGAAATGTTGAGCTCCGATCCATCCCTGAAGCCATTTTTAAGCCTAAGATCACTCTATTCTTCAGTGATTAGACTATCTGATTATGTAGTCGTTTGCGCAAATGCTGTTATGGCGGAATTTAAAAATACTTTAGGCTATAAGCCGGATAATATGAGGGTTGTTTATAGCGCGATGGAAACAAATGAAGGGGTGCAAGAAAATAAGCTAAAAGTAGAAGATGAAAATATAGTTTTTTCAGCCGGATATATTAGTCCCAGAAAAGACTTTTTTACATTATTAAAAGCGGCGAAACTGGTTCATGATAGAATCCCAAGCGTTAGGTTTAAGATTGCTGGCAGTGTAAGCGATGGCGACTATTACAAAAAACTACTAAGGGAGCGGAAGGCATTGAAATTGGAGAGCATCTTCGAGCTATGCGGATTTCGTAATGATATTGAAAAACTGATCAATCAATCTGCAGTCTTTGCATTGTCGTCAACAAGCGAACCATTTGGAGTCGTTCTCCTGGAGGCAATGGGTGCGGCAAAGCCTATGGTAGTGACAGATTCTGGTGGTCCATCAGAGGCTGTGGTGGATGGGGTAAATGGATACGTAGTTCCGGTTAAAGACTATAAGAAGATGGCGGATAGAATAATCTTCCTTCTTAATAATAAAGATATTGCTAAAAGAATGGGTCAGGCAGGTTGCAGGCGAACCAAAGCCATCTTTAATATGGATATATTTGGGAATAATTATGTGAGTTTATTTAAAAAAGCAGTAAAGACACAGCGAAAAAGAAGCGCGGAAAGAATTTTTCAGATGGAAGATATAATCGAACTATTTAATGATATAGGGACCAATCGTAAATTTATCCGAGACAGAATAAATTCTTATGATAAAATTTATAGCTCATTTCCGTATAGATTGTATAAAAAAGTTTTTAAGACGAGCCATGAATAATTTAAAATATCTTGCAATATATCTGCCGCAGTTTCACCCTATTCCTGAAAATGATACATGGTGGGGGAAAGGCTTTACGGAATGGCGAAATGTTACAAAGGCAAAACCCTTATTCAGAGGACATTACCAGCCTCGTCTGCCGTCCGATCTGGGTTTTTATGACCTGAGGGTTCCGGAAGTTCGCGAAGAACAGGCAAGAATGGCAAAAGACCATGGAATCGACGGATTCTGCTATTTTCATTATTGGTTCAAGGGAAGGCGTGTACTTGAAAAACCAGTCGATGAAATTTTAAAAAATGGCAAACCGGATTTTCCTTTCTGTCTTTTTTGGGCAAACGAAACCTGGGAAGGTCGGTGGCATGGGATTGTAAAAGAAAGAAGAACTTTAATAAAACAGGAATATTCCGAAGAAGACGATGTTAATCATGCGCGTTGGCTTGCAATAGCCATGGCCGACAAACGCTATTTCAGAATAGGCAACAGGCCCGTTTTTGTTATCTATAAACCTCTTGATTTACCGGATTTAAATAGAACTATCGAAACCTGGAGGCGTGAATTTAAACATCTGGGGATGCCAAACCCTTATTTAATTGGTTCAAATGCAGGCGGCTATGCGGACATCGAAGATTTACTTCGGTACGATATGGATGCTGCGTTACAGCATATTCCAGAATTAGGGATATTCGATTATTTTCATAAGAATTGTTTTAAAAAAAAGCTTGAACGATTAATCAAAAATATTAAACATGGCTCATTGTCGCGCTATTTACATATTTATGATTATGAATATGCGGTTAGAAAAATGCTTTGGGATGCGGAAGGGCCTATTTACAGATCTATTATACCTTCTTGGGATAATTCACCACGGGCCGGGGATATGGGAGCTATTTTTGTCAACAGTACGCCCGATAAATTTGAAAAAATTTTGTATGACTTGTCTAAAAAAACCATAGAAAAATTTCCAGCTGATAAGCAAATCCTATTTTTGAATGCATGGAATGAGTGGGCAGAGGGAAATCATCTTGAGCCAGATTTAAAATATGGAAAAAGGTACTTAGAGGC
This Candidatus Omnitrophota bacterium DNA region includes the following protein-coding sequences:
- a CDS encoding glycosyltransferase family 4 protein; amino-acid sequence: MKVLFISHSSLMGGAEKELWQLLKWLPKNEFECHCLFSSDGPMVEKVKALGIKIHIAKLKWWVANNEDPMICLFNVCDGIKERIEKISDIIKSNDIDLVMTNTIVVPDGAMAAKMTGVPHIWRIAEMLSSDPSLKPFLSLRSLYSSVIRLSDYVVVCANAVMAEFKNTLGYKPDNMRVVYSAMETNEGVQENKLKVEDENIVFSAGYISPRKDFFTLLKAAKLVHDRIPSVRFKIAGSVSDGDYYKKLLRERKALKLESIFELCGFRNDIEKLINQSAVFALSSTSEPFGVVLLEAMGAAKPMVVTDSGGPSEAVVDGVNGYVVPVKDYKKMADRIIFLLNNKDIAKRMGQAGCRRTKAIFNMDIFGNNYVSLFKKAVKTQRKRSAERIFQMEDIIELFNDIGTNRKFIRDRINSYDKIYSSFPYRLYKKVFKTSHE
- a CDS encoding SDR family oxidoreductase, whose translation is MRFLVTGGAGFIGSHIVERLLKEGHYVRVLDNFSSGKRDNLSFVIAMSPEGATKQSQNNFELIEGDIRDYNACSQATKDIDYVLHQAALRSVPRSMTMPHEYNAVNIDGFVNILEAALKNKVKRVVYASSSSVYGDATSFPQKETDPCNPISPYALTKLVDEHYASIFSINFGLETVGLRYFNVFGPRQSADDEYAIVIPKFANCILDDKNPPIHGTGKQSRDFTYVDNVVEANILAATRHCDEPRRGDEAISKTFCEVFNVACGSDNTILNLVDTLNVIMNKSIKPVLGPIRQGDVFRTCADNSKIKSVLGFVPKINFKEGLERTARSFKILRDERKEAGGKKKAVNMAGCNKLHHNYSECN
- a CDS encoding MOP flippase family protein; its protein translation is MVDKSLKKDFISGIKWTTAARFGAQGVQFITTFILARLLSPAEFGLVGLAGVFLLIANHVSQLGISSAIIQKKDIDESYLSSAFWTNIFVGLLLTVGVFFLSWPAASFFDNDNLRPIIQVLSLIYFLGSLRIVQNALFTKRLQFKKIAFLEVISVIISGTISVGMAAGGFGVWSLVYGRLAYVLTSLVMAWLLSSWRPRFVFNRDRFNQFFSFGLNVMCTNILSSCGGSVSTAVIGKFLNIASVGIFNMSMNIIYFPSRLTTMILSGVMFPILSHMQEDTVRLKAAYFNVLKTIAAITFPALIGMACVTPEFVKVVLGAKWVGIINPIRVLFVVGMIDSIVATVGSVFCSKGRPEIELKADLALLAILLPLIFLGLRFGLMGIAVAMVLHRILSISIFFILLKPLLNYRIAELLTSIFLPIRDSIIMGLAIMAYRSVFSVFFKNEFFLLLTSVLLGVSLYLLILKLFNSYIFTELKRIIADSFKDKILAIFRRQRCSVNP
- a CDS encoding glycoside hydrolase family 99-like domain-containing protein, which codes for MNNLKYLAIYLPQFHPIPENDTWWGKGFTEWRNVTKAKPLFRGHYQPRLPSDLGFYDLRVPEVREEQARMAKDHGIDGFCYFHYWFKGRRVLEKPVDEILKNGKPDFPFCLFWANETWEGRWHGIVKERRTLIKQEYSEEDDVNHARWLAIAMADKRYFRIGNRPVFVIYKPLDLPDLNRTIETWRREFKHLGMPNPYLIGSNAGGYADIEDLLRYDMDAALQHIPELGIFDYFHKNCFKKKLERLIKNIKHGSLSRYLHIYDYEYAVRKMLWDAEGPIYRSIIPSWDNSPRAGDMGAIFVNSTPDKFEKILYDLSKKTIEKFPADKQILFLNAWNEWAEGNHLEPDLKYGKRYLEAVKKVKIKCAAYGS
- a CDS encoding AAA family ATPase translates to MYEKYYGFTDRPFNLTPDSKFFFASSKHEEALNCLLLAISERNGFVVITGEIGSGKTTVCRTLLNRLDQSTKVALVLNTHLGKKELLTTVLEDLEIEYKSTSKTHILSALNKYLIEQASKDINVVLVIDEAQNLTPSVLEEVRMLSNLETEREKLVQIVLMGQPELKKKLALPRLEQFRQRVVFHYHIEPLGYEEASEYIKHRLKTAGNLSADIFTEGAIDEIFKFSKGVPRLINLACHNALISGLVGDSRHITVDIARDAIKDLLQYTVRQSFEYNKEVSWAA
- a CDS encoding GNVR domain-containing protein — its product is MDHKNIAQLKPVDYLNIVFRRKWLIIIPVFIGLVGGMIFGNTLPKMYEASALILVEEGKVINPLIQGIAVSTSVAQRLSMLREQILGWDRVMQLIKALQLDKDIKNQWEFEGLVKKLRRSIKVAIRGQNLITIGYEGKNPAEAQKIVKTTVDIFISENMRLQSKEAENAIDFINDQVALYQKKIKQSEIANMDEQLKKLLVDSTDKHPMVIELKKKMSAAQKDLDKGNYNVDPAFLGSAAPEDKALKEELTRLKGEIATQSLDATDTGSNRAKVASPSNEKLYKLLLLDKLDKSEAQDQGVTQKLYNELLTRLETAKITQRLEASKEGTRYTILDPARLPLRPSKPNKMMLLFLGLIMGTGAGVGLVFLAELFDHSFLGIDEARNALELPIFGAISKIITQEDLKIQKMHNVRMTAISAAAGVALLVIIIFNVFLG
- a CDS encoding CpsD/CapB family tyrosine-protein kinase produces the protein MGRITDALKKVADERVARIQKKPEIQYVVKQVENTKIKPNIVAFHDSASPVGEQYKIIRSNIQSLRAKGDYKTFVITSSVNGEGKTVTSINLAMTMAHDLNDKSVLLIDADMRKGKVAKYMGLNSSPGLAEILRGEIDPNETFVSPNIKNLTIIPQGKVPKNPAELISSKKMTSLLASLKARFDYIFIDSPPVMPLADPCLLGSVADGTILVIKAGKTQREMIKTVEHRLAQARVKLLGYIMTSVECHLPHYLYRYVNEYSGYSAYYEKENVEQKENSEELVVSAKE
- a CDS encoding class I SAM-dependent methyltransferase, with product MGNLNPIYLKKEDIEEVAEFMGLDFASCKERIINYSSMELARRWHRMNPMTHTEIVQFYNDNPLYVFELTKANASKERLEFHGAVIAFLLKNYPASSHPKVLDFGSGVGSDAIKFSEKGHQVSFADIPGKTAKFAEYRFKKRNINACFVPITGEALNLKEKYDIIICFDVLEHISNPIKTLSGLVKHLTDNGVIGIINCPNDENGDHPCHLPHTFLSLGKLWQQTLDYAGLVEAVGSRHVYRKATGLKSFLKKTRYYFWNMTSLYVSRVPKIEKVKT